TATTGCTATCGGGTATAACACTCAGTATGAGAAGATAGCGCTTCACGTGGTTAATGAGGTAAATATGCATGGCTTCAAAGTGTTGAGGACAAGTCCTATACTCGGGTGTTTCTTCGGAGGACTTGATAAGCTAGAGAATGTAGATGCTTACTTGGTATTCGGGAGTAGATTCCACGCACTAGGGCTTGGACTAGCAACTCATGCGTCAAGCAGGATATACGTCGTTGATGTAGACAAATACTCTGTGAATGATTATACTAGCGATGCAGAGCGTGTTCTGCGTGTACGCTACGGAAAAGCCATGGAGGCTCGAAATGCTCGCAAATGGGGAATCATTGTTGGTGCACGCAAAGGTCAATGTAGATTGTGGCTTGTAGAGAGGCTCGCATCGCTATTCACTAGCAGAGGACTGGAGTACACACTACTCTATAGCTCAAGAACCCTTAGACAAGATCTTGATGCTATTCCCGTCGATGTTGCTGAAGCCTTTGTCGTAACTTCGTGTCCTAGGCTAGCTATCGAAGACCTAAGCGATTATTGGCGTCCCGTGTTGACACCAGGAGAAGCACTCTATGCTCTAGGGGTGTATGACAGGGTGAAATTCCCATGGTGAATAGCGTGGAGCGTGTAAGCAGGAAACATCTTGCAATCATACTTTCGCGTGTCCCTAGCTTTGAGAGAGCCAAGGTTGAGCTTGAGCAGTACCGTACAGACCCGGAAGTTGCAGCTACACTAGTATACAGTGTTCTGGCGAGGGAGGGGAGTGTAGATAGTATAGCTGATTTTGGATGTGGTACTGGTATGCTCACGTATGGGATGCTAATATCGGGTGCAGCGGCTTATGCGGTATGTATTGATATAGACTATGACGCGATAAGAGTGGCACACGAATTTGTCCGCAATGAAATGTTTGGACATGCGGTTGACCTTGTAGTGGCAGATGCAAGGTGTCCACCACTCCGCGAAAAGAGCATTGAGGTTGTAGTCATGAATCCTCCGTTCGGGATTCGTTCCAGGCGTGGTATTGATCTAGAGTTTCTTCGCGCGGCTATTGCAGTATCAAATAAGGTGTATAGCATACATGCTTGGAGCGATGGATTATTACGGGCTATACGTGCAAAGCTAGGATGCAAAGCTGGTGTTATCGACGTGTTAAATCATGCTATACCAGCGTTTCTACTTGAGCATCGAAGGCGTGTTCATCGAGTTAAAGTTGCACTAGTAGTAGTGAGAGGTGAAGATTGTGAAACGCGAAGCGCGGATACTTGTAGTTAATACCGTGGACGACATGTACTGTGTTGCCGTAGTGCGTGGATTCAAGCTCATCGATTGGATTGAGTGTGGGGCGTTGGGCCATGTTATGGAGGCCTTCCGCGAATCCAGTGTAAAGTACGAGACGCGATTATTCGTGTTGTGTACCAGATATAGTGCCGTACAAAGACTACTCGAAAAGATTGGCCTATCCTATGTTGAGGTTAATGGTGACGAGCTTGGGCTTGTTTGCAGGTTCCTCGGCGAGCTTGCTGGCCTGCTTAGGGCTATTCGTTGATTAAGAGGTTTTGAGCAGATGCGGCTAGGGGGTAGTATTGAGCGAAAGGAGGCAAGAGCTAGAGAAGCTACATCGTAGTCTTGTTGTACCTGGCGAGGAGATATGTGTGATCGAGGAGTTCGTGCCTGGCGAGGGCGCTTATGTGCTTAATGGCGTTGTTCGCTCAGGTGTAGTGGGTAGGGTGTTCTTGGATTGGATTCAGCGTCGTGTTTCCGTCATAAACCCGGTTGGGAAGCCGCGTATTCCACGTAGAGGTTCTACAGTATATGGAGTTGTAACCGCATTGTTACGCGAGGATCTTGTGCTAGTCAAGGTATTTGCTGATGAGCGTTTACGTCGCTATAATGGTATGTATACTGGTTTCTTGCACGTTTCTCAAGCTAGCGACAAGCCTGCTAGGAGTATATTGGAGGTTGTGAAGCCTGGAGATGTTATCCGAGCGAGAATAGTCAATGCTAAGCATCCATTCCAGCTCAACATAAAGCTCGGCAATAGTGGTGTTGTAGCTGCACTCTGCTCTAAGTGTGGTGCGCCCCTCTACCGAGTGCCAGGTCAGCAGCCTCTCGTGTGTCTGCGATGCGGGAGTAAAGAGAATAGGAAGATAGCAACGGGTTACATCTACGTAAAGAAGGGTAGGTAGGCGTGCCGCTAGTCAAGAGACTCTACACAATCAGAGTCCCACCGGGCATAGATCTCGACAAGTTGAATGAGAGGTTACGGGAAGCTATCCGTGTACCGTATGCCGAGATAGAAGTGGAGAAAGATGGTAGACTCCGTATTATGCTCGTTGGTGTAGAGGCAGACGTGAAAGACAGTTGGTATCGTATTAAGAACGTTGTTGCTGAGTTATGGGATCTCTACAATCTGTCTAAGAAAGGCGAGGTTAGCGTTGATGCCATTGTGAAAGAGATTAGGCGTACATTCCCACCACAAGCGCTTGTAGAAGCTCTTAGCCTTCGTGGCTATAGGGCGGAACTGCTCGAGGGTAATGTGATAAGGACCAATGCGCCACTAGATGTTGTGCTTAGCTTAGCCTCACGTATAGCTGAGGTCCTCGAGGAGATAAAGTTCGATGTTAGGGGTACTGCGGCTAAACGTGTAGTGGCGGCTGTAGCAGCGGCGTTTGATGTAGTGCCCCAGGAGGTAATAGAAGTGGGGCTTAAAGCTGATGTATTTGAGCATGATGAGGAAGGAAAGATAGTGTTAAAGAGGGAATGGAGGCAAGCGATTAGGAGACTTGGTGTCGTTTTCAGGGCGGGTGGTCTGGTTGGCGAGACTGGAACTAGTGAAGGCGAGTGAAAAGAGGGTTGAGGTTCGCCTGAGGGGCGAGGACCATACAATGGCTAATTTGATAGTTAAGTTAGCGATACGTAAGCCTCATGTGACATACGCTGCATATAGGATTGACCATCCGCTGGTAGACGACCCTGTCGTGGTTATAGCGACTGACGGTACAGTGTCGCCTATAGATGTATTGGAGAACGTGCTTAACGAGATAGTAAAGTTGTGTGATGAGTTCAAAGAGAAGTTTGAGAAGACTGCATCCAAGGGCTAGAGCCTAGCTACTAGATAACAGCAGGTTTATCCGCTGGCTGTAAACCTGGCCCCTCGATTAGGGTGGACAACGTTGAAGTTCTGTCCGCGTTGTGGCACTCTAATGGCGCCTCGGCGTGAAAATGAGCAAGTGGTTTACGTGTGTCCCAAGTGTGGACATCGTGAAGGAGCTGCGGGTGCAGGTGATGTTGCTAGCAGGGTACTAGTTACAACAATTAAGCACAGTGAGAAAGAAAAGCTTGTAGTCATAGAGTCCAACATGGAAGAGAAGCTCCTGCCAAAGACGCGTATACAGTGCCCGCGCTGCAGCCACGATGAGGCCTACTATTGGGTTGTGCAGACGAGGCGTGCAGACGAGCCACCAACAAGATTCTATAAGTGTACAAAGTGCGGCCATGTCTGGAGAGAGTATGACTAACGTGAATGGCGTAGAGGACATTGTTAAAAGTCTACCAGATGAAAGGGATGTGCTACGATTCTATGAGAATTTGTTTAGGAAGCTTGTCGAGGACCTCATAGAGGCTTATCATCGTACACCTTTACACATTTCCTCACACCCCTATATAGAAAGGGCTTTGAACCTGGCGCTAGCAGGGCTCGATGCAACTCGTGTATTTAGGCGTTTCTTCCGTTGCAGTCTCCAGTCCTAAACCCCTTATCGTGCTAGTGTCGCAAGTAGTTTAGGGGAGGAGGACGATAGTATGACCACTAAAGCGCGGCTAGTCTTCTTTGATGCACGTGTCTGGCGTTATGTGATATCAGCTATATCGAAGGTCATAGAGGAGGGTGTTTTCGTCATAGATAATGATGGTTTCCGCTTCCGTGCTATGGACCCTAGCAGGGTATTGATGGTGGATTTGCGCTTCCCGCCAGAGTCATTCGAGGAATTCGAGGCCAATGAGCGAGTCGAGATAGGCGTGAACCTGGAGGACGTTGCGAAAGTATTGCGTAGGGCTGTTAAGGATGACAAGTTTGTACTTGAGGCTGAGGAATCAAAGTTCTCGATAATCTTCCTCGGGAGAAGTACGCGAAAGTTTGTCATGCCTATGCTTGATGTGAGTGCCGAGGATATACCTGAACCAACACTGGAATTCAAGGCTACAGCTAGGCTGATGAGCGACGTATATCGCGACATGATAAAAGATCTTGAGCTCATAGGTGAAAACATCAAGTTCTATACTGATGGGCAAAAGTTTGTAGCATCATCTAGCAGCGAGTTAGGCGAGGTTGAAGTCGAGTTTAGCATTGAGAGTGGTAGCCTACTAGAGCTAGAGGCTGAGGGCGAACAATCAGCAATGTATGGCCTAGAGTACTTCAGCGACCTGGCATCAGCTGCTAGAGTGGCAGATGCTATAGTGATAAAATTCTCGAGTGACATGCCAGCTGAAATTACACACGAGCTGCCGCAGGGCGCAAAGTTCTCATTCATAATAGCGCCGAGGGTCGAGTAAATGGCTGTTAAGACCATA
The Pyrolobus fumarii 1A DNA segment above includes these coding regions:
- a CDS encoding 2-(3-amino-3-carboxypropyl)histidine synthase subunit 1/2, with protein sequence MKKLDWAAIIEREILNICESVKGKKVFVELPEGFKIYTSLIRKLLLSCGARQVAFRLEPTYGSCESMTCELHHAIFDVVLHVGHDAYPYEPLKECNGVEIIYVPVKLNVEDVDTKKLVRLIIDTLSEDGVDTIAIGYNTQYEKIALHVVNEVNMHGFKVLRTSPILGCFFGGLDKLENVDAYLVFGSRFHALGLGLATHASSRIYVVDVDKYSVNDYTSDAERVLRVRYGKAMEARNARKWGIIVGARKGQCRLWLVERLASLFTSRGLEYTLLYSSRTLRQDLDAIPVDVAEAFVVTSCPRLAIEDLSDYWRPVLTPGEALYALGVYDRVKFPW
- a CDS encoding METTL5 family protein codes for the protein MVNSVERVSRKHLAIILSRVPSFERAKVELEQYRTDPEVAATLVYSVLAREGSVDSIADFGCGTGMLTYGMLISGAAAYAVCIDIDYDAIRVAHEFVRNEMFGHAVDLVVADARCPPLREKSIEVVVMNPPFGIRSRRGIDLEFLRAAIAVSNKVYSIHAWSDGLLRAIRAKLGCKAGVIDVLNHAIPAFLLEHRRRVHRVKVALVVVRGEDCETRSADTCS
- a CDS encoding exosome complex RNA-binding protein Csl4 — translated: MSERRQELEKLHRSLVVPGEEICVIEEFVPGEGAYVLNGVVRSGVVGRVFLDWIQRRVSVINPVGKPRIPRRGSTVYGVVTALLREDLVLVKVFADERLRRYNGMYTGFLHVSQASDKPARSILEVVKPGDVIRARIVNAKHPFQLNIKLGNSGVVAALCSKCGAPLYRVPGQQPLVCLRCGSKENRKIATGYIYVKKGR
- a CDS encoding DUF2067 family protein, translating into MPLVKRLYTIRVPPGIDLDKLNERLREAIRVPYAEIEVEKDGRLRIMLVGVEADVKDSWYRIKNVVAELWDLYNLSKKGEVSVDAIVKEIRRTFPPQALVEALSLRGYRAELLEGNVIRTNAPLDVVLSLASRIAEVLEEIKFDVRGTAAKRVVAAVAAAFDVVPQEVIEVGLKADVFEHDEEGKIVLKREWRQAIRRLGVVFRAGGLVGETGTSEGE
- a CDS encoding RpoL/Rpb11 RNA polymerase subunit family protein, translating into MVWLARLELVKASEKRVEVRLRGEDHTMANLIVKLAIRKPHVTYAAYRIDHPLVDDPVVVIATDGTVSPIDVLENVLNEIVKLCDEFKEKFEKTASKG
- a CDS encoding transcription factor S: MKFCPRCGTLMAPRRENEQVVYVCPKCGHREGAAGAGDVASRVLVTTIKHSEKEKLVVIESNMEEKLLPKTRIQCPRCSHDEAYYWVVQTRRADEPPTRFYKCTKCGHVWREYD
- the pcn gene encoding proliferating cell nuclear antigen (pcna), which codes for MTTKARLVFFDARVWRYVISAISKVIEEGVFVIDNDGFRFRAMDPSRVLMVDLRFPPESFEEFEANERVEIGVNLEDVAKVLRRAVKDDKFVLEAEESKFSIIFLGRSTRKFVMPMLDVSAEDIPEPTLEFKATARLMSDVYRDMIKDLELIGENIKFYTDGQKFVASSSSELGEVEVEFSIESGSLLELEAEGEQSAMYGLEYFSDLASAARVADAIVIKFSSDMPAEITHELPQGAKFSFIIAPRVE